In the Salarias fasciatus chromosome 13, fSalaFa1.1, whole genome shotgun sequence genome, one interval contains:
- the rab11fip2 gene encoding rab11 family-interacting protein 2 codes for MSLGEQSQKWFPTHVQATVLQASGLQPKGKNGTNDAYTIIQLGKEKYSTSVAEKTLSPVWREEASFELPGLLLEGNPEVYELCFIVMHRSLVGMDKFLGQKCINLNVIFDNKERKKTDWYSLESKPGKKRKERGRIQVGIQFMRNNMTASMFDLSMKEKPRSPFSKLKDKMKGRKNDAGFGDTSSAILPRSAVCDSEPSRQPAAAEPQPQPEAKAKRSLLPGAHKLSAAHSMSDLIGTHFRPKLDSMNSIDESGGPHRRSQSGVPGYQDGEAHSDPFTDISDTLPQKYATLPRNRNPFEGEPGQLWDRKEKKEKVSLLERVTGKKDGRKASNGGARSGSSGDLRSPNPFSGDAQANTNPFSSSYKASDKKQTGFDIATLGQKKKDNAGKKKDASQESAAAYRNLSFEEVVQELIKQKEVVKKKDAHIRELEDYIDNLLVRVMEETPSILRTPYEPNKKAGKLSKK; via the exons ATGTCACTGGGCGAGCAGTCTCAGAAGTGGTTTCCAACCCATGTCCAAGCCACTGTTCTTCAAGCAAGCGGTTTACAGCCCAAGGGCAAAAATGGCACCAACGATGCCTACACCATCATTCAGCTGGGCAAGGAGAAGTATTCGACGTCGGTGGCAGAGAAGACGCTCAGCCCCGTCTGGAGAGAAGAAGCCTCCTTTGAACTGCCCGGTCTACTTTTGGAGGGCAACCCGGAAGTGTATGAACTCTGCTTCATAGTGATGCATCGCTCCTTAGTCGGGATGGACAAGTTCCTGGGCCAGAAGTGCATCAACCTGAATGTAATTTTTGataacaaagaaagaaagaaaacaga CTGGTACTCCTTGGAGTCCAAGCcggggaagaagaggaaggagcggGGTCGCATCCAGGTGGGCATCCAGTTCATGAGGAACAACATGACGGCCAGCATGTTCGACCTGTCCATGAAGGAGAAGCCCCGCTCGCCCTTCTCCAAGCTCAAGGACAAGATGAAGGGTCGCAAGAACGACGCCGGCTTCGGCGACACGTCGTCCGCCATCTTGCCCCGCTCCGCCGTGTGCGACTCCGAGCCCAGCCGTCAGCCCGCCGCTGCGGAGCCGCAGCCGCAGCCCGAGGCCAAGGCCAAGAGGTCGCTGCTGCCCGGCGCCCACAAACTCTCCGCCGCCCATTCCATGTCCGACCTCATCGGGACGCACTTCCGGCCCAAGCTGGACTCCATGAACTCCATCGACGAGAGCG GTGGCCCTCACAGGCGTTCCCAGAGCGGCGTGCCAGGCTACCAGGACGGCGAAGCACACAGTGACCCTTTCACTGATATCAGTGACACCCTGCCACAGAAGTATGCCACGCTCCCACGCAACCGCAACCCCTTCGAGGGCGAGCCCGGCCAGCTGTGGGAccggaaggagaagaaggagaaggtcAGCCTCCTGGAACGAGTGACGGGGAAGAAGGACGGCCGCAAGGCCAGCAACGGCGGGGCGCGCTCGGGGAGCTCCGGAGACCTGCGCTCGCCGAACCCCTTCAGCGGAGACGCCCAAGCAAACACCAACCCCTTCAGCTCCAGCTATAAAGCCAG TGATAAAAAGCAGACTGGATTTGACATCGCCACCTTggggcagaagaagaaggacaaCGCCGGCAAGAAAAAG GACGCCTCGCAGGAGAGCGCGGCGGCGTACAGGAACCTGTCGTTCGAGGAGGTGGTGCAGGAGCTCATCAAGCAGAAGGAGGTGGTGAAGAAGAAGGACGCCCACATCAGGGAGCTGGAGGACTACATCGACAACCTCCTGGTGCGCGTCATGGAGGAGACGCCGAGCATCCTGCGGACGCCCTATGAGCCAAATAAGAAGGCCGGTAAACTTTCCAAGAAGTAG